CGCGCAGTCGCGGCAGGCAGCGCAACAGCAGTTGGTGGCCGGTGTACTCGGCGTGGCCGACGACGAGGGCGGTGTCGGCCCGGCCGCCGGCGGCCAGGGAGCGTCCGCGCTGCTGGAAGCGGCGCAGTTGGGCCAGGGTGGCGTGGGCGTCGGGCAGCAGCGCCTCGCCGAGATCGGTCAGTGACACCCGGCGGCTGGTGCGGTGGAACAGCCGCCCGCCCAGGGCGTTCTCCAGCCGCCTGACGGCGTCGCTGACGGTGGGCTGCCCCCGGTGCAGCCGCGTGGCGGCGCGGCCGAAGTGCAGCTCTTCCGCGACGGCGACGAATGCTTCCAGTTCCATCCTGTCCACCGGAGCAGGCTAACCCGATCGATCGGTGCGACCGATCGCTGGGTGCCGGAGTTCGGCGTTGATGGTCTGCCGTGCGCGGGCTGTGATGGGGCGACAGGGATTTCCGCACGAACGGGAGCAGTGAGAAGCAGATGACAGTCAATGAGGTCGACCGTGAGCACGACGCGCCGGTGGTCACGGTGACGGTGGTCCACCACTCGGTGCACGGGCACACCCGGGTGCTGGCCGAACACCTCGCCGCCGGGGCGCGGCTGGTGCCGGGCGCCCGGGTGCACCTCGTCGAGATCAGGCCCGAGGACGTCACCGCCGGCCGGTGGCACGATGCGCGGGTGCTGGCGCTGCTCGACCGCTCCGACGCGATCGTCCTCGGCTGCCCGACGCTGATGGGCAGCGTGTCGGCGGTGTTCAAGGCGTTCATGGAGGCGGCGTTCACGCCGTTCACGACGCAGGCGTGGAAGGACAAGCTGGCCGGAGGTTTCACCATGTCCGCCTCGCAGAGCGGAGACAAGCTGGCGGTCCTGGAGCAGCTGGCGGTCTTCGCCGCGCAGATGGGCATGCAGTGGATCGGCGTGGGCGACATGCCGGGCAACAACTGGAGCGGTGGCGCCCGTGACGACGTGAACCGGCTGGGCTCGTGGCTGGGCCTGATGAGCCAGAGCCACGCCGACCAGGGGCCGGAGCACGCCGGATCGCGCGGTGACCTGATCACCGCGCAGCGGTACGGCGAGCGGATCGCCCGGCTGGCCCAGCGTTGGGTCAACGCCGTGCCGTACGACACGCCCCGGACGACCGAGCACGAGGCCCGCGCGCTGTCGGCCTCCTTGAGGGAGACGGCCGCCGCGCCGGCGGCGCTGACCGGCGCCTGACCTCGCAGATGGCCCCGCACCGGCGGCGTCCGGACCGGGCGAGGCGTGCGGGCCGGGCGAGGCGTGCGGTCCGTGACGGGAGGGACGGCACCCCTCCTCCCCGGCGGGGGCCGGCGCCCGCCCGGATGGCGGGCGGAGGTGTTCACGGTCCGGTGTTCACGGCCCGTGCGCGCGGCGAGGTGTTCACCGCCCGGTGTTCACTCCGGATTCGGCCGTCCTCACGTCGATGTGGTCGGCGCCGGAGAGGACGGAGGCCAGTTCGGGAGTGGTGTCGATGATGCTCATGAGGTGTGCCCTCCTCGGTACGGGGGAGCGACGCGGGGGAGTCAGGAGGCCGACCGGTCCAGCAGCGGAAGCAGCAGCTCGTACACTCCACGCTTCCGGGGTGGGTCCGGCCGTCCGGCCGACCGGGGATCCCGGCCCGATGTTCGACAGCTGGCCAGGTGAGCGGGACACTGGGCGGATGGACACGCGCAGCAGGCACCATGTGACGGTCGTGGGTCGGGACGAGGGGCCGTCCTTGGTGCTGGCCCACGGCTTCGGGTGCGATCAGAACATGTGGCGCCTGGTGCTGCCCGCGCTCGCGGAGCAGTTCCGGGTGGTGCTGTTCGACCACATCGGCGCGGGCGGGTCGGACGCCTCGGGGTGGAGCGAGCAGCGGTACTCCTCGCTGGACGGCTACGCCGACGACGTGCTGGAGATCCTGGCGGAGCTGGACCTGCGGGACGTGGTGTTCGTCGGGCACTCCGTCAGCGCCTCCGTGGGGGTGCTGGCCGCGGTACGGGACCCGGCGCGCTTCGCGAAGCTGGTGCTGCTCAACCCCTCCCCGCGGTTCATCGACGAGGACGGCTACCGCGGTGGCTTCAGCCACGACGACATCGAGGAGCTGCTGGAGTCGCTGGAGAGCAACTACCTGGGGTGGTCGGCGACGATGGCCCCGGTCATCATGGGCAACGAGGAGCGCCCCGAGCTCGGCCGGGAACTCACCAACAGCTTCTGCCGGATGGACCCGAAGATCGCCCGGGTCTTCGCCCGGGCCACCTTCCTCTCCGACAACCGCGCCGACCTGCCGCACGTGACGGTGCCCACCCTCGTGCTGGACTGCGCGCAGGACGCCATCGCCCCACCCGAGGTCGGCGCCTACGTCCACGCGCAGATCCCCGGGAGCCGCCGCGAGACGCTGGCCGCCACCGGCCACTGCCCCCAGCTGAGTGCGCCCGAGGCCACCGCCGCCGCGATCCGCGCGTTCGCCGGCGGCTCCAGGTGATGTCGCGCGTCGGCGAATCCCGCGAGGGCGGATCCGGCGCGGAGGGGCACGGCGCCGCGGCGTTCACCGCCCTGCTCGAGGACAGTGCCGAGGACCTCTACGACAACGCCCCGTGCGGCTATCTCTCCACCCTCATGGACGGCACCCTCGCCAAGGTCAACACCACCCTGCTGAAATGGCTCGGCCACTCCCGCGAGGACCTGGTCGGACGGCGCCGCTTCGCCGACCTGCTCACGGTCGGCGGAAAGCTCTACCACGAGACGCACTTCGCGCCGCTGCTCGCGATGCAGGGCGAGGTCGGCGGCGTCGCCCTGGACCTGAAGACCGCCGACGGCGGCCGGCTGCCGGTCCTGGTCACCTCCACCGTCAAGCGGGGTTCCGACGGGCAGCCGCTGCTGATCCGCACCACCCTCTTCGACGCCCGCGACCGCCGGGCCTACGAGATGGAGCTTCTGCGGGCCCGCGAGGAGGCCGACGCCCTTCGCCAGGACGCCGAACAGGCGCGCCGGGAGGCGGAGCTCCAGCGTCAGGAGGCGGAGCGGGCCCGCGACCAGGCGCAGGCCGCGTCCCGGCTGCTGGAGGTGGAACGCGACCGCCTGCGCGTCCTGGCGACGACCCTGCAGCGCACCCTGCTGCCGCCGGCCCTGCCCGCCGTCCCCGGCCTGGAGGTCGCGGCCCGCTACCACGTGGCCTCCACCGACGAGGTCGGCGGCGACTTCTACGACCTGTTCCCGCTCGGGGGCGGGCAGTGGGCGTTCTTCCTCGGCGACGTCTGCGGCAAGGGAGCGGCGGCCGCCGCCGTCACCTCCCTGGCCCGCTACACCCTGCGTGCCGCCGCGCTCGCCGACAGCGACCCCGGCGCAGTCCTGGCCCACCTCGACGCCGTCATGCAGAACACCTACACCGGCCTGGACACCCGGTTCTGCACCGTCGTGCACGGCCTGCTCACCCCCGACCCGGCCGGGCAGGGCGCGGGCTTCACGCTGACGCTCGCCAGCGGCGGCCACCCCCCGGCCCTGCTCCTGCACGCCGACGGCACGGCCACCTACCGGCCGACCCCGGGTGGGCAGCTCATCGGCGTCATCCCCGACGCCCACATCGCCACCACGACCCTGCACCTGGCCCCCGGCGACACCCTGCTGCTCTACACCGACGGCCTCACCGAGGCCCACACCGAGAGCGACGGCCGCTACGGCGACGAGGCCCTCCTCGTCCACGCCGCCCGGCTCGCCCCGACCACCGCGTCCGCCCTCCTCGACTCGCTCGTCGAGCTGCTGGCAGGCTTCGGCGCCGGCGTGGACGACGACACCGCGCTGGTCGCGCTGAGCGTCCCGATCAGCAGGCGGGGCCCCCGATGAGCGAGCTGACCCTCACCGTGACCACCGCCGGACAGGGGGCGGTGATGGCGATCCGAGGTGACCTCGACTTCCACAGCGCGCCCCGCGTCCGCGAGGCGCTGGCCGACCTCCGGCTGGCGCCGGGCGGGCGACTGGTACTCGATCTCGGGGGCCTCACGTTCTGCGACTCCTCCGGGATCAGCGTCCTGGTGGCGGCGCACAACCACACCCAGGGCCTGCGGGCCGAGACCGTGCTCGCCGACGTCCCCACCGGCGTCAGCCGCATCCTGGGCGTGGTCGGACTGGAGCGGGTCATCGCGCAGTACGCCGACACCCGGGCCGCCACCGCCGGTTGGACGCAGGCCGCGACCTGACGATTGGCCGGGACGCCCCGCGACCTCCCCGTGGGGTGCGGGGCCGGACGGCAGTGGACCCGACCCCCGGTACGGTCGTGCGACCAGCCGCCGACCGGGCACACCGGTGGTCCGCCGCAGCAGCCACAGCAGCAGCCGCCGCAGCAGCAGCCGCCGCCGCAGCCGACAATCGGCGGTCCGATCGAGGGACGGCGTCGCGTTTCGAGCCCCTCCACCGCCTGTCCGGCCGGTCCGGTCAGCCGAGCGGCTGGGCGTGCACGGGCATGTCCGGCGCGGGGTAGCGGCCGACGGCGACCAGGTAGGCGATGCCGTCCGGAGTGATCTCGACCTCGATGCCCCCCTCGCCGACGTAGAGGGGCTGGCCGCGCGGTCCGAGGGTCCCGTGCCACTGCACGAGGGCGGTCTCCTGCCGGGCGTGGCAGCCCTGGGGGCCGGGGAAGGTGATCAGCCAGCGTCTGGGAGTGTCCGTCACGATGATCACGATCCTTCTGCCCCCACCGGGGTGGCCCCACGCCAAGTGTGCACCCGACAGGGGCCGGCCATGCCGGGATCATGACGCCTCCCCCCTCGCCGGGCACGCCGGAGGGGCCCCGCGCACGGTGGTCACGCCCAGGTCAGGTGCCGGTTCCGGGTGACGCGGGTGCTCCCGCCTCCCCGACGGGGTGAGCGAGGGCCCGTCGAGTGCGACTACCGCGCGAAAGGCGGGTATGCGTTGCCCTGACGGGAGCACTAGCTGCCCGAATCCTCTCCCGTCCCGGGCATCCCGGCCCTGCTCGAACCGAAGGAGTTCCCCGATGGACGCGATCGTGCCGCTGAAGCACGACCACGAGAGGGTGGAGGTCCGACGCCCCGCGCGACCCTCCCGAGGCCCCCGGCGCCCGCGACTGATCCGCCCCCCGCGGCGACCGCCCCGTCATCGCGTCGGCGGCCCCTCGCGACGGTTCGACGAAGGAGACACGTGCCCCCCGACCAGGTGACCCCCCAGGACCCGGTGCGGCAGTACCCCCGCCCCGACTTCGCCGCGCAGAGCCAGCCGCATCCCGGATCCGGTGCGCGGATGGATCCCGAACCGGACCACGGCGAGCAGAGCTACCGCGGCAGCGGCCGCCTCACCGGCAGAAAGGCGCTGATCACCGGCGGTGACTCCGGCATCGGGCGGGCCGTCGCGCTCGCGTTCGCCCGGGAGGGCGCCGACGTCGCGTTCTGCCACCTGCCGGCCGAGGAGGACGACGCCCGCGAGACGACCCGGCTGGTCGAGGAGGCCGGTCGGCGCGCCCTCGCGGTGGCGGGCGACGTGCGTGAGGAGCAGTTCTGCGCGGACCTGGTCACCCGTACGGTCGACACGCTGGGCGGCCTGGACATCCTGGTGAACAACGCCGCCTACCAGATGTCCCAGCCCGACGGGCTCGCCGCGATCAGCACCGACCAGCTCGACCGGGTGATGAAGACCAACGTGTACGCCATGTTCTGGCTCTGCCGGGCGGCGCTCCCGCACCTTCGCCCGGGGGCGTCCGTCATCAACACGGCGTCCGTCCAGGCCTACAGGCCCAGCCCGCACCTGCTGGACTACGCCGCCACCAAGGGCGCGATCGTCACCTTCACCCAGGGGCTGGCCCAGCAGCTCGCCCCGGAGGGCATCCGCGTCAACGCCGTCGCCCCGGGGCCGGTGTGGACGCCGCTGATCCCGGCGACGATGGCCCCCGACAAGGTGGCCGCGTTCGGCCGGCAGTCTCCGCTGGGGCGCCCGGCGCAGCCGGCCGAGATGGCTCCGGCCTACGTGTTCCTCGCTTCGCAGGAGGCGAGCTACATCACCGCCGAGATCGTCAACGCCACCGGCGGCACACCCCTGTGACCGCGCCGGCCCGATGATGCGCACGCGCCGCTCGCGGGTCGGGCCGGGGCCCGGATGTCAGGAGCCGGGCGGGTGGCCCGGATGTTAGGAGCCGGGCGGGTGGGGCAGGCGAACCGGGGGAGAGCGGAGCGTCGCTCCCCCCGAGGGCCGCACGGCCGAGGCCGCGGTGTCCCGTCGTCCGCGGTACGGGCGCCGGCCCCGCACGGGGCCGGCGCCCGTACCGGACAGCCGGGGGACCACTCGCGAAGGAGGCCCGCGTCATGGACGCCGACACACAGGGGAAGCAGTTCGAACTGCTGGGGATCTACCTCAACGATCACCTGATGGGCGCCTTCGGCGGTACCGAACTGGCCCGCAGGATCGCCCAGGAGCAGTCACCGGGAGATCTGCAGCGCCTCGCCGCCGACATCGCCGAGGATCGCGACGACCTGGTGCGCATGATGCGCAGGCTCGGTGTCCCGGTGCGCCGATACCGGCAGTGGCTGGGTATCGCGGGCGAGCGCCTGGGGCGCGCCAAACTGAACGGGCGCCTGCTGCACAGGTCGCCGCTCAGCGACCTGGTGGAGCTGGAGGCCATGCGTACCGGCGTCGAGGGCAAGGCCGCCCTGTGGCGTGCCCTGCGCCCGCTCGCCGGTGCGGGCGGGCCGCTGGGCCCCGCGGAGCTGGACCGTCTCGCCGACCGGGCCCGGTCGCAGGCCGCCACCCTGGAGGCGCACCACGCGTCCGTGAGCGCCCGGCTGTTCCCCTCGGAGGCCCTCGCCCCGTCCCGGGCGGCCCGCCCGTGAGCGGACCGGCCGGGAGAGGGCGGGACGTGGGTCCTCAGATGGCGCCGCCGTAGAAGGGGCCGTAGTACGCGTTGTAGATGTCCTGGTAGTCGGTGTCCGCGTCGTGCGTGTGCGGGTCGAACTCGGGGCCGCTCTTGATCTCGTCCTTGGTGCGGTCGACGTGGACCTTCCGGTCGCCCCGGTCGACCCGCAGGACGGTGCCGGCGGGGAGCAGGACGTGCCTGCCGAAGATCCACGGGCCGGTGTCCACCACCAGGTACTGGGAGCCGGCCTGCTCCGACAACGTGTCGATCTTTCCGATGTGGCCGTCGGTGGCCTCCACGTGGAATCCCACCAGGTCGCTGCCGGAGACGTGGCCGGCCGTCGAACGGAACTCCCAGATCTCGGTGCCGCTCATGCGGTCTCCTTCGCTCGATGCGCCGCACCGGGCCGATCCCGGGCACGATCGCCGCTGACCCGCCGCCTGCCCGCCCACGTCCCGTCCATGCTCCGTCCCGGCGCGGACGCGACGATCGGCGAAGGCGAGCGACCAGCGGGGCGGACCGGCCGGGTGGCTCGTCCGCCTCGGCGACGCCCCGGGAGGCGGCTGTCAGGACGCGGGCCTCGGCCGGCCGTCGTGCGGATCTTGTTCAGCCGGCGGTCCAGGACCTCCTGCGGGGCCTTCGGCCCGGCGCCGCCGGGCAGCGGGGTCGGGCCGCCGGGCACCGGGCCGGGAGAGAACACGGCGACGACGCTGCCCTGCCGGACGACCCTCACCTCCCGCGTCTGCCCGTCGGAGGTGAGGGTGTGGGAGACCGCCTCCTCGCCGAGCTTCGGTGAGGAGGCGGGACGGGCCGGGACGGGCCGTGGACGGCGGGCCGGACCCCGGCCGTCGGGTGCGACGGCCGGGTCCGGCGGGTGGCTGCCACCGCGCCGGCTACTGCGCGCCGGCCGCCTGCCTGAGCCGGGCGGTCAGTTGCTCCGTCGTCAGGGCGTGACCGGCGGCGTCCGACAGCTTGACCGTGGTGCCGTCGAGCCTGACGGTGGGCGTGCCGGTGACGCCGCTGCTCTCGAAGGCGGCGGCGACCTCGGCCGCCCACGGTGCGTAGGTGCCCTCGGTGACGGCCTTGGTGAACGCCTCGGTCCTCAGCCCCGGCACCTGCCCGGCCAGCGCGAGGATCCGGTTGACGTCCCCGAAGCCGTCCTCCCGCTCCTCCGGCTGGTTGGCGTAGAGGACATCGTGGAACTGCTTGAACTTGTCGACGCCCTCGTTGAGCGCCGCGCCGGCGGCGGCGAGGGCGGTGTGCGAGCCCCGGCCGCCGAGGCCGGCGTCGAGAAAGGCCGCCAGGTGGTACTCGATCCTGTACGTGCCGTCGTCCGCCAGCTGCTGTACGGCCTGACCGTGAGCCGCCTCGAAGGACTTGCAGATCGGGCAGCGGAAGTCCTCGAACACCTGCAGCGTGTGCGGGGCGTCGGCCTTGCCGTAGACGATCACGGTGCCGTCCGGGCCGGTGCTGTTGGCGGGGACGACGAGCGGCGCGGCGGTCCCGCCCGCCCGGCCGGTGCCGCCACCGGGCACGGTCGCTGCGAGGGGCGTCCGGCCGTCGTCGGCGAGGCCGATGGCGAGGGCGGCGCCGCCGGCGAGGGCCAGGACCGCCAGGACGCTCACGCCGACGAGGATCCGACGACGGGTCCGGGCGGCGAGTGCCTCCCTGCGGTGTGCCTCCCGGAGGCGCTCACGGGCGGCCGGCGTGGCGGCCGGAACGGCGACCGGCGTTGCGTGGTGCTGGTGCTGGGGCTGGCTCATGGGTCACTCCTGTACGGGGTGCGCCGGCGCGGTCGGGTGCGGGCGCGCCGGCCCGACC
The sequence above is drawn from the Kitasatospora sp. NBC_00315 genome and encodes:
- a CDS encoding flavodoxin family protein encodes the protein MTVNEVDREHDAPVVTVTVVHHSVHGHTRVLAEHLAAGARLVPGARVHLVEIRPEDVTAGRWHDARVLALLDRSDAIVLGCPTLMGSVSAVFKAFMEAAFTPFTTQAWKDKLAGGFTMSASQSGDKLAVLEQLAVFAAQMGMQWIGVGDMPGNNWSGGARDDVNRLGSWLGLMSQSHADQGPEHAGSRGDLITAQRYGERIARLAQRWVNAVPYDTPRTTEHEARALSASLRETAAAPAALTGA
- a CDS encoding alpha/beta fold hydrolase — its product is MDTRSRHHVTVVGRDEGPSLVLAHGFGCDQNMWRLVLPALAEQFRVVLFDHIGAGGSDASGWSEQRYSSLDGYADDVLEILAELDLRDVVFVGHSVSASVGVLAAVRDPARFAKLVLLNPSPRFIDEDGYRGGFSHDDIEELLESLESNYLGWSATMAPVIMGNEERPELGRELTNSFCRMDPKIARVFARATFLSDNRADLPHVTVPTLVLDCAQDAIAPPEVGAYVHAQIPGSRRETLAATGHCPQLSAPEATAAAIRAFAGGSR
- a CDS encoding PP2C family protein-serine/threonine phosphatase — translated: MSRVGESREGGSGAEGHGAAAFTALLEDSAEDLYDNAPCGYLSTLMDGTLAKVNTTLLKWLGHSREDLVGRRRFADLLTVGGKLYHETHFAPLLAMQGEVGGVALDLKTADGGRLPVLVTSTVKRGSDGQPLLIRTTLFDARDRRAYEMELLRAREEADALRQDAEQARREAELQRQEAERARDQAQAASRLLEVERDRLRVLATTLQRTLLPPALPAVPGLEVAARYHVASTDEVGGDFYDLFPLGGGQWAFFLGDVCGKGAAAAAVTSLARYTLRAAALADSDPGAVLAHLDAVMQNTYTGLDTRFCTVVHGLLTPDPAGQGAGFTLTLASGGHPPALLLHADGTATYRPTPGGQLIGVIPDAHIATTTLHLAPGDTLLLYTDGLTEAHTESDGRYGDEALLVHAARLAPTTASALLDSLVELLAGFGAGVDDDTALVALSVPISRRGPR
- a CDS encoding STAS domain-containing protein, with the protein product MSELTLTVTTAGQGAVMAIRGDLDFHSAPRVREALADLRLAPGGRLVLDLGGLTFCDSSGISVLVAAHNHTQGLRAETVLADVPTGVSRILGVVGLERVIAQYADTRAATAGWTQAAT
- a CDS encoding DUF6296 family protein codes for the protein MTDTPRRWLITFPGPQGCHARQETALVQWHGTLGPRGQPLYVGEGGIEVEITPDGIAYLVAVGRYPAPDMPVHAQPLG
- a CDS encoding SDR family oxidoreductase, with amino-acid sequence MPPDQVTPQDPVRQYPRPDFAAQSQPHPGSGARMDPEPDHGEQSYRGSGRLTGRKALITGGDSGIGRAVALAFAREGADVAFCHLPAEEDDARETTRLVEEAGRRALAVAGDVREEQFCADLVTRTVDTLGGLDILVNNAAYQMSQPDGLAAISTDQLDRVMKTNVYAMFWLCRAALPHLRPGASVINTASVQAYRPSPHLLDYAATKGAIVTFTQGLAQQLAPEGIRVNAVAPGPVWTPLIPATMAPDKVAAFGRQSPLGRPAQPAEMAPAYVFLASQEASYITAEIVNATGGTPL
- a CDS encoding PRC-barrel domain-containing protein is translated as MSGTEIWEFRSTAGHVSGSDLVGFHVEATDGHIGKIDTLSEQAGSQYLVVDTGPWIFGRHVLLPAGTVLRVDRGDRKVHVDRTKDEIKSGPEFDPHTHDADTDYQDIYNAYYGPFYGGAI
- a CDS encoding DsbA family protein, with protein sequence MSQPQHQHHATPVAVPAATPAARERLREAHRREALAARTRRRILVGVSVLAVLALAGGAALAIGLADDGRTPLAATVPGGGTGRAGGTAAPLVVPANSTGPDGTVIVYGKADAPHTLQVFEDFRCPICKSFEAAHGQAVQQLADDGTYRIEYHLAAFLDAGLGGRGSHTALAAAGAALNEGVDKFKQFHDVLYANQPEEREDGFGDVNRILALAGQVPGLRTEAFTKAVTEGTYAPWAAEVAAAFESSGVTGTPTVRLDGTTVKLSDAAGHALTTEQLTARLRQAAGAQ